A portion of the Candidatus Pristimantibacillus lignocellulolyticus genome contains these proteins:
- the rpsR gene encoding 30S ribosomal protein S18 — protein sequence MSFRKEGGEDRGERKFARKGGRNKRRKVCFFTVNKVTHIDYKDTDLLKKFISERGKILPRRVTGTSAKYQRLLTIAIKRSRQIALLPYTTE from the coding sequence ATGAGCTTCAGAAAAGAAGGCGGAGAAGATCGTGGCGAGCGTAAATTCGCTCGTAAAGGCGGCCGCAATAAACGTCGTAAAGTTTGTTTCTTCACTGTAAACAAAGTTACGCACATCGACTATAAAGATACTGATTTGCTTAAAAAGTTCATCAGCGAGCGTGGAAAAATTCTTCCTCGTCGTGTAACTGGTACAAGCGCGAAGTATCAACGTCTATTGACAATCGCTATTAAGCGTTCTCGTCAAATCGCATTACTACCATACACTACTGAATAG